In the genome of Chryseobacterium arthrosphaerae, one region contains:
- a CDS encoding M12 family metallopeptidase — MELHKKILLGSFISVAIVSCNSTNDSIEIPQEQSSLSELLAIPTADIPAGFEKTQMCKDVYLPGEDKIPGTGSKGAVITSKKWPNGSVITVSLNGGTTKVRNKVMQYAKEWSQYANITFNFITSGTAQIRVTFTPNAGSYSYIGKDALSIASNKETMNFGWFNDSTSDAEFSRTTIHEFGHALGMIHEHQHPLAAIPWDKPKVYAYYAGYPNYWTQAQVDNNLFAKYSTSQTQYSAYDKLSIMHYSISSTLTTNGFSVGNNTVLSPTDKQFIASVYPK, encoded by the coding sequence ATGGAATTACACAAGAAGATCTTATTAGGATCATTTATTTCAGTGGCTATCGTATCGTGCAATAGTACAAATGACAGCATAGAGATCCCACAGGAACAGTCATCACTCTCAGAATTATTGGCCATCCCCACAGCAGATATTCCTGCAGGCTTTGAAAAAACACAAATGTGTAAAGATGTTTACCTTCCCGGTGAAGATAAAATACCCGGAACAGGTTCAAAGGGCGCTGTGATTACCAGTAAGAAATGGCCTAACGGCAGCGTCATTACAGTGAGCCTTAATGGAGGTACTACCAAGGTACGCAACAAAGTAATGCAGTATGCGAAGGAATGGTCTCAATATGCCAACATCACTTTTAACTTTATTACCAGTGGAACAGCACAGATCCGTGTTACCTTCACTCCCAACGCAGGATCTTATTCATATATCGGGAAAGATGCCCTCAGCATAGCTTCCAATAAAGAAACCATGAATTTCGGCTGGTTTAATGACTCAACAAGTGATGCGGAATTCAGCAGAACCACTATTCATGAGTTCGGACATGCGCTTGGGATGATCCATGAGCATCAGCATCCTTTAGCAGCGATCCCGTGGGACAAACCAAAAGTATATGCTTACTATGCAGGTTATCCCAATTACTGGACCCAGGCCCAGGTAGATAATAACCTTTTTGCAAAATATTCTACCTCACAGACCCAGTATAGTGCTTATGATAAGCTATCAATCATGCATTACAGCATCAGTTCAACTCTGACCACCAACGGATTCAGTGTTGGAAATAATACAGTCTTATCTCCTACCGACAAGCAGTTTATTGCATCAGTATATCCGAAATAA
- a CDS encoding DUF2147 domain-containing protein, protein MKKLIAFVFSMFFAALAFAQSAKDDFTGKWKTEDGVTITISNNKGKFSGVDPKGRPTLYNVRFEKNEWKGNVENHETGQKGNCELYLEGKKLKIVAHKGIFSKTFYWVKQ, encoded by the coding sequence ATGAAAAAACTTATTGCATTCGTATTCTCCATGTTTTTTGCTGCCCTTGCTTTTGCCCAATCTGCAAAAGATGATTTTACAGGAAAATGGAAAACCGAAGATGGTGTTACGATCACCATTTCCAATAATAAAGGAAAATTTTCCGGTGTAGATCCCAAAGGACGTCCCACGCTTTATAATGTTCGTTTTGAAAAAAATGAATGGAAAGGTAATGTGGAGAATCATGAGACAGGGCAGAAAGGAAACTGTGAACTTTACCTGGAAGGGAAAAAGCTGAAAATAGTAGCGCATAAAGGTATATTTTCTAAAACCTTTTATTGGGTAAAACAGTAA
- a CDS encoding carbohydrate kinase family protein: protein MITNKMNNVVCFGEVLWDIFPSGSRAGGAPFNVAYNLFKMGLNTKMLSRIGNDELGHRLLSQIQDWGITTEFIQVDHEKATGTVLADFDEHGEAVYEIVQEVAWDYIQPLPEHRELIENSEAFVFGSLITRNEVSQNTLLELLEYSKFRVFDVNFRPPFINFEFIKKLLHKADLVKMNKAELRTILEYLGEEYIDEETGIRHLQAYFNLNEIVLTKGSKGARYFVGKTAYNFPAVHIDIADTVGSGDSFLAGFLSKRIQGSSPEEIMRQATSLGAFITSKPGACPDYTYEEFRAFREKNSCTIS, encoded by the coding sequence ATGATTACTAATAAAATGAACAATGTCGTTTGCTTTGGAGAGGTTCTTTGGGACATCTTCCCAAGCGGATCCAGGGCTGGTGGAGCTCCGTTTAATGTTGCCTATAATCTTTTCAAGATGGGGCTCAATACCAAAATGCTCAGCAGAATTGGAAATGATGAATTAGGCCACCGTCTTCTCAGCCAGATTCAGGATTGGGGAATAACAACAGAATTCATACAGGTAGACCATGAAAAAGCCACAGGAACAGTGCTTGCTGATTTTGATGAGCATGGAGAAGCTGTGTACGAAATTGTACAGGAAGTAGCCTGGGATTATATTCAGCCTCTGCCTGAACACAGGGAATTGATTGAAAATTCAGAAGCTTTTGTTTTCGGAAGTCTGATCACAAGAAATGAAGTATCACAAAATACATTGCTTGAACTTCTGGAATATTCAAAGTTCAGGGTATTTGATGTCAATTTCCGCCCGCCTTTTATCAATTTTGAATTCATTAAAAAATTATTACACAAAGCGGATCTTGTGAAGATGAATAAGGCAGAACTCAGAACAATTCTTGAATACCTCGGCGAAGAATATATAGATGAAGAGACCGGCATCAGACATCTACAGGCTTATTTTAACCTGAATGAAATTGTTCTGACCAAAGGAAGTAAAGGAGCCAGATATTTTGTGGGTAAGACTGCCTATAATTTTCCGGCAGTTCATATTGATATTGCGGACACTGTAGGAAGCGGAGATTCTTTTCTGGCCGGGTTCCTGTCTAAAAGGATTCAGGGAAGCTCCCCGGAAGAGATTATGAGGCAGGCAACGTCACTGGGTGCTTTTATCACCTCAAAACCAGGTGCATGTCCGGATTATACTTATGAGGAATTCAGGGCATTCAGAGAAAAAAACAGCTGTACAATCTCTTAA
- a CDS encoding dihydrofolate reductase family protein: MRKIISFMHISLDGFVAGPNGEMNWIHVDEEIFDHVGKRISETDTALYGRVTYQMMEAYWPNAGDKPNASQHDINHSKWYNNAHKIVLSTTMNGAGLTNTTIIGDNISNEINKIKQVTGSEILVFGSPKATHSLIQQNLIDGYWLFVNPIILGQGIPLFTGIKDKINLKLLSTRQFASGVTELNYNLLKK, translated from the coding sequence ATGAGGAAAATAATTTCATTTATGCATATATCGCTTGACGGTTTTGTAGCAGGACCGAACGGAGAAATGAACTGGATTCACGTTGATGAAGAAATTTTTGATCATGTTGGCAAACGGATAAGCGAAACTGACACTGCATTATATGGACGGGTTACTTATCAGATGATGGAAGCTTACTGGCCAAATGCAGGAGATAAACCGAATGCATCCCAACACGATATCAATCACTCAAAGTGGTATAACAACGCTCACAAGATTGTTTTATCAACAACAATGAACGGTGCAGGTTTGACAAATACGACTATTATCGGTGATAACATTTCCAACGAAATAAATAAAATAAAACAGGTGACAGGGAGTGAGATACTGGTTTTCGGTAGCCCGAAAGCAACACATTCACTTATTCAACAGAATTTAATTGACGGTTACTGGTTATTTGTAAATCCGATTATTCTTGGACAGGGCATTCCATTGTTTACAGGCATCAAAGACAAAATAAATTTAAAACTCTTGTCTACCAGGCAATTTGCTTCGGGGGTAACTGAACTTAATTACAATCTTTTAAAGAAATAA
- a CDS encoding Dyp-type peroxidase — protein MFLKNLFKRTAEKIELQDIQAIILRERPLPYHGVNVFLEILDTASAKAFLKEILPYVTNAKNWWDNDDAWLSIAFTYEGLKKLGLPQSTIESFPEAFKKGMAARSEKLMDINENAPEKWDSVFKATNNHIAVSIVAKNLDDLNSKKALALQILEKHQGVKLCFQADFDTPIEGNFNHFGFRDGISNPEIEGSGAEQLNSKERPIKAGEFILGYANEAGNHYPMPQPFEFARNGTFVIFRKYHSHVASFNKYLSEQAKSKDEQELLAAKMIGRWRSGAPLNRCPFKDDAALGADVTKNNDFDFSNDQSGKLVPYSSHMRRMNPRNSKMAVMSDVNLHRIIRKGVGYGPALPKDSIKDDGKERGLYFIAFSAKAMETLEFLQKEWVNNGNFVSLKNERDPMIGLNEGKGTFTMPSDPLPKRFVGMPTFNILKGGMYLFMPGINAIKWMSEV, from the coding sequence ATGTTTTTAAAAAATTTATTTAAACGCACCGCTGAAAAAATAGAGCTGCAGGATATTCAGGCCATTATTTTGCGTGAGAGACCTTTGCCTTATCATGGGGTCAATGTTTTCCTGGAAATTCTGGATACTGCTTCTGCCAAAGCATTTTTGAAAGAAATACTACCTTATGTCACCAATGCAAAAAATTGGTGGGATAATGATGATGCATGGCTTTCAATTGCCTTTACCTATGAGGGGCTAAAGAAACTTGGACTTCCGCAGTCTACTATTGAAAGCTTTCCGGAAGCTTTTAAAAAAGGTATGGCTGCCCGTAGCGAAAAACTAATGGATATTAATGAGAACGCCCCCGAAAAATGGGATTCTGTTTTTAAAGCAACCAATAATCATATTGCCGTTTCCATTGTTGCAAAAAATCTGGATGATCTGAACTCCAAAAAAGCACTTGCTCTTCAAATACTGGAAAAGCACCAAGGTGTTAAACTGTGTTTTCAGGCAGATTTTGATACCCCTATAGAAGGGAATTTCAATCATTTTGGTTTTCGTGATGGGATCAGTAACCCGGAAATTGAAGGCAGCGGGGCAGAGCAGTTAAATTCTAAAGAACGGCCTATAAAGGCAGGTGAATTTATATTAGGTTATGCCAACGAAGCTGGTAACCATTATCCAATGCCGCAGCCATTTGAATTTGCCAGAAATGGTACTTTCGTCATTTTTAGAAAATACCACAGCCACGTTGCTTCATTCAATAAATATTTAAGTGAACAGGCTAAATCGAAAGATGAGCAGGAATTGTTAGCTGCTAAAATGATAGGCAGATGGCGTAGTGGTGCTCCTTTAAATAGATGCCCGTTTAAAGACGATGCTGCATTGGGCGCAGATGTTACAAAAAATAATGATTTTGATTTCAGCAATGACCAAAGTGGTAAGCTAGTACCTTATTCAAGTCATATGCGGCGTATGAATCCCCGTAACAGTAAGATGGCTGTGATGTCGGATGTGAACCTGCACCGTATTATACGCAAAGGTGTGGGTTATGGACCTGCATTGCCCAAGGACAGTATTAAAGATGATGGTAAGGAACGGGGACTTTATTTTATAGCGTTTAGTGCAAAAGCTATGGAAACGCTTGAATTTTTACAAAAGGAATGGGTGAACAACGGCAATTTTGTCAGCCTCAAAAATGAAAGAGATCCTATGATAGGGCTCAACGAAGGTAAAGGTACTTTTACAATGCCCAGCGATCCTTTACCTAAACGCTTTGTTGGAATGCCGACTTTTAATATTTTAAAGGGTGGGATGTATTTATTTATGCCGGGCATCAATGCTATAAAATGGATGAGTGAGGTATAG
- a CDS encoding MarR family winged helix-turn-helix transcriptional regulator, protein MNFDLIKAVVELVQQFMEQNEEKALYSNDLQGFTEWINASCKDNSGPEDPSWIGKDAGRSSDSIINTLLVRMGRYAKTYSRSIGNSVFSSQDDFIYLISLKMMGPMTKMELIRRNVHEKSSGILVINRLIHHGWAEQAVCLQDRRTKHIQITEKGLAVLEEHMGEIRKASKVVVGNLNHSEQMLLIAILSKMDEFHDSFYRMNLEAGNLLDIVYKKLN, encoded by the coding sequence ATGAATTTTGATCTTATAAAAGCAGTTGTGGAACTCGTTCAGCAATTTATGGAGCAGAATGAAGAGAAAGCTTTGTATAGTAATGATCTTCAGGGGTTCACAGAATGGATCAATGCTTCCTGTAAAGATAATTCCGGACCTGAAGATCCGTCCTGGATAGGGAAAGATGCAGGAAGAAGTTCCGACAGTATCATCAATACTTTACTGGTACGGATGGGAAGATATGCCAAAACATACTCCCGGTCAATAGGTAATTCCGTTTTTTCAAGCCAGGATGATTTTATATACCTGATCAGTCTGAAAATGATGGGGCCCATGACAAAAATGGAACTTATAAGACGTAATGTGCATGAAAAATCTTCAGGCATACTTGTCATCAACCGTCTGATACATCATGGATGGGCAGAACAGGCGGTTTGTCTGCAAGATAGAAGAACGAAACATATTCAAATAACGGAGAAGGGGCTTGCTGTACTGGAAGAGCATATGGGTGAGATCCGTAAAGCCTCAAAGGTAGTTGTAGGGAACCTGAACCATTCTGAACAGATGCTCCTCATTGCCATACTCTCTAAAATGGATGAATTTCATGATTCTTTTTACCGGATGAATCTGGAGGCGGGTAATCTGCTCGATATTGTGTATAAAAAACTGAACTGA
- the fucP gene encoding L-fucose:H+ symporter permease, with the protein MNTPKFTDKKYYIILSFVTSLFFFWAIALTMGDVLNKHFQNVLHISKSKSGLVQLSIFGAYALMGIPAGLFMKRFGYKLGVILGLSLFALGSFLFIPAADTSSFDFFRLALFVLAMGMATLETVAHPFVAALGDERTSDQRVNFAQSFNGLGAIIGPLLGGYFIFGAPDSGTGSLDSVKNLYTWIGIVILAITIIFSFIRVPDLKDPHAEDVITESEKGEDQTTSDPEAPLYKQRHFIFAVIAQFFNIAAQGGTWAYFINYGVEKMHLPEIQASYYFSLSMAMMMIGRFIGTFLMRFIAPNKLLAIFTSCNVILCLIISQSFGWASFISLILLNLFLSVMYPTIFSLGLKRLGSRVQQASSFLVMAMFGGAVFPPIMGKIAEKDIAHAYLLPILCYVVILLFALKFYKPRTFK; encoded by the coding sequence ATGAATACTCCAAAATTTACAGATAAAAAGTACTATATCATTCTGTCTTTTGTAACTTCATTATTTTTCTTCTGGGCTATTGCGCTTACCATGGGTGATGTATTGAATAAGCATTTTCAGAATGTTCTCCACATTTCGAAATCCAAATCCGGACTGGTACAGCTTTCCATTTTTGGGGCTTACGCACTTATGGGGATTCCTGCAGGTCTTTTTATGAAAAGGTTCGGTTATAAACTGGGGGTTATATTAGGGCTTTCATTATTTGCACTGGGATCTTTTCTGTTTATTCCGGCAGCCGATACTTCTTCATTTGATTTTTTCAGATTGGCCCTTTTTGTTCTCGCAATGGGAATGGCAACGCTTGAAACGGTGGCCCACCCTTTTGTAGCAGCCCTCGGTGATGAAAGAACGAGTGACCAACGGGTCAATTTCGCCCAGTCATTTAATGGTTTAGGGGCCATTATCGGTCCTCTGTTGGGTGGGTATTTCATTTTCGGGGCACCTGATTCCGGAACGGGGTCTCTGGATTCAGTAAAAAATCTTTATACATGGATTGGTATTGTAATTCTGGCGATTACCATTATTTTCAGCTTTATCAGAGTACCGGACCTCAAAGATCCCCATGCAGAAGATGTCATTACAGAAAGTGAAAAAGGAGAAGACCAGACCACATCTGATCCGGAGGCGCCGCTTTATAAGCAGAGGCATTTTATCTTTGCAGTCATTGCCCAGTTTTTCAATATTGCCGCCCAGGGCGGGACGTGGGCTTATTTTATCAATTACGGTGTGGAAAAGATGCATCTTCCCGAAATACAGGCGTCCTATTATTTTTCACTGAGTATGGCCATGATGATGATCGGAAGATTTATCGGAACCTTTCTGATGAGATTCATCGCTCCCAACAAGCTGCTGGCTATCTTTACCAGCTGTAATGTCATTCTGTGCCTGATTATTTCCCAGAGTTTCGGATGGGCATCATTTATAAGTCTTATTTTGCTCAACCTGTTTCTGAGTGTAATGTATCCCACTATTTTCAGCCTTGGACTTAAAAGATTAGGATCAAGAGTTCAGCAGGCATCATCATTCCTGGTTATGGCCATGTTCGGAGGCGCTGTTTTCCCTCCGATCATGGGTAAAATTGCTGAAAAAGATATTGCCCATGCCTATCTCCTTCCGATTCTATGCTATGTGGTTATTTTATTGTTTGCATTAAAATTCTATAAGCCCAGAACATTCAAATAA
- a CDS encoding phytoene desaturase family protein yields MNTGRLRKRIAVIGSGFSGLSAAAYAAKSGNEVHVFEKHHQPGGRARQFKTDQGYIFDMGPSWYWMPDIIEGFFSDFDCKASDFFDLVSLDPQFEMVFSEEKVSVPEKNEDIRELFEEIEPGAARQYDKFMKSARFKYEVGMKDFVTKPCYNWLEFASLKIAGSALKLDLLSDFRKYVSGYFTDPKLRSLMEFPVIFLGASPRQIPALYSLMNYGGYVLGTKYPMGGFYQLVLAMKDVAEKQGVTFHFNHDVQKINTENGKAASITVNGEDYEFDAVIASSDYHHTETLIPKSLRNYKEAYWKTRTFAPSCLIYYLGIKGEIPRLKHHTLFFENELDNHIDCIYKNKKWPSKPLFYSCCPSKTDPDVAPEGCENLFLLLPLAPGIYDDEPVREKYLVEMLERIEKHTGETDLISRIEYKRSYCVSDFISDYNAYQGNAYGLSNTLSQTAVLKPKIRNRKIANLFYTGQLTVPGPGVPPSVISGKIVAAEVSKLK; encoded by the coding sequence ATGAATACTGGAAGGTTAAGAAAGAGAATTGCAGTAATAGGTTCCGGATTTTCCGGACTGTCAGCTGCTGCCTATGCTGCGAAATCCGGAAATGAAGTGCATGTATTTGAAAAACACCATCAGCCTGGTGGGCGTGCAAGACAGTTTAAAACAGATCAGGGATATATTTTTGATATGGGCCCAAGCTGGTATTGGATGCCTGATATTATCGAAGGCTTTTTCTCAGATTTTGACTGTAAGGCCTCCGACTTTTTTGATCTGGTTTCTCTGGATCCCCAGTTTGAGATGGTTTTTTCAGAAGAAAAGGTTTCTGTTCCGGAGAAAAATGAAGACATCCGTGAGCTGTTTGAGGAGATAGAACCCGGAGCAGCCAGACAGTATGATAAATTTATGAAATCTGCCCGGTTTAAATATGAAGTGGGAATGAAGGACTTTGTGACAAAACCCTGTTATAACTGGCTTGAATTCGCTTCTTTAAAAATTGCGGGCAGTGCGTTGAAGCTTGATCTTTTAAGTGATTTCAGAAAGTATGTCTCAGGTTATTTTACAGATCCGAAACTCAGATCACTGATGGAATTTCCTGTTATATTTCTCGGGGCTTCTCCCCGGCAGATTCCTGCGCTGTACAGCCTTATGAATTACGGAGGCTATGTTTTGGGAACAAAATATCCGATGGGAGGTTTTTATCAGCTTGTTCTCGCCATGAAAGACGTAGCAGAAAAACAGGGCGTAACTTTTCATTTTAACCATGACGTGCAAAAAATCAATACAGAAAACGGAAAGGCAGCTTCCATAACAGTCAATGGCGAAGACTATGAGTTTGATGCAGTCATTGCTTCGTCAGATTACCATCATACGGAAACCTTAATTCCCAAATCACTCAGAAACTATAAAGAAGCCTATTGGAAAACAAGAACCTTTGCCCCTTCATGTCTTATTTATTATCTCGGGATCAAAGGAGAAATTCCCCGTTTAAAACATCATACCCTGTTTTTCGAGAATGAGCTTGACAATCATATAGACTGTATTTATAAAAATAAAAAATGGCCCTCTAAACCGCTTTTTTATTCGTGTTGCCCTTCCAAGACAGATCCGGATGTAGCACCTGAAGGCTGTGAAAATCTTTTTCTTCTGTTACCGCTGGCACCGGGAATATATGATGATGAGCCTGTAAGAGAAAAATATCTGGTAGAAATGCTTGAAAGAATTGAAAAACATACCGGTGAAACTGATCTTATTTCCAGAATTGAATACAAAAGAAGCTATTGCGTAAGTGATTTTATTTCCGACTACAATGCTTATCAGGGGAATGCCTACGGACTCTCCAATACATTATCGCAGACAGCGGTTTTAAAACCCAAAATAAGAAACAGGAAGATCGCAAATCTTTTTTATACGGGACAATTAACGGTTCCGGGTCCCGGAGTTCCTCCATCGGTTATTTCAGGGAAAATTGTGGCAGCTGAAGTGAGTAAATTAAAATAA
- a CDS encoding nuclear transport factor 2 family protein, giving the protein MEKKIEKADRTHPAFENKNADPFYNIVMEGLTGEVDGEHFWDAVAEDAVFEFLYNFEGFPNKLEGRKAYMDWFSGYGNILHSADGLRVYKSADPAHVIILEYAVHGHVPSTKKAYDNRFCSIVTIKDRKIIHWRDYMDSLAVVLSSSPD; this is encoded by the coding sequence ATGGAAAAGAAAATAGAAAAAGCAGACAGAACGCATCCTGCTTTTGAAAATAAAAATGCCGACCCTTTTTACAACATCGTCATGGAAGGTTTGACAGGCGAAGTTGACGGAGAACATTTCTGGGATGCCGTAGCGGAAGATGCTGTATTTGAGTTTCTATATAATTTTGAGGGATTTCCAAACAAGCTTGAAGGGCGTAAAGCTTATATGGACTGGTTCAGCGGATACGGCAATATCCTGCATTCTGCTGATGGCCTGCGGGTGTATAAATCTGCAGATCCTGCTCATGTAATTATTTTGGAATATGCAGTACACGGTCATGTTCCTTCAACAAAAAAAGCATATGACAACCGCTTTTGTTCCATCGTAACGATTAAAGACAGAAAAATAATTCATTGGCGCGATTATATGGACTCTCTTGCAGTTGTGCTTTCAAGCTCGCCTGACTAA
- a CDS encoding LacI family DNA-binding transcriptional regulator, which yields MKRSSIKDIAKLAGVSVATVSYVLNRKEGQRISEETRKKIFKIAETINYTPNKIAKSLKTNKTKLLGLIVADISNDFYSHIARNLEDKALKLGYTLIIGSSDENAEKFKKLTELFSQQQVDGMIVAPVSGSENTLENLINIKYPIVTIDRYLKGVAVPGITINNQEIAESTAGLLLNKDFDKIIYIGYETELPHLLDRQHGFEKAVGASGKTVEMHYLLVGLENITREVHSQLESKLGNAPDNTALYFSSNKLAVAGLSYIVKNNISVPEQVSVVAFDETDAYNLFPTEITYIQQPIEEMAEEAIKLLDAQIHDYTATGKRVTLSAKLVSRASLK from the coding sequence ATGAAAAGGTCTTCCATAAAAGATATTGCTAAACTGGCAGGAGTTTCCGTAGCCACAGTATCTTATGTTCTCAACAGAAAGGAAGGACAGCGCATCAGTGAGGAGACCCGGAAAAAAATTTTTAAAATTGCTGAAACGATTAACTATACTCCCAATAAGATAGCAAAAAGCCTTAAAACAAACAAAACAAAGCTTCTTGGGCTTATTGTTGCAGACATCTCCAATGATTTCTATTCTCATATAGCGAGAAATCTTGAAGATAAAGCCTTAAAACTTGGTTATACCCTAATCATCGGCAGCTCTGATGAAAATGCCGAAAAGTTTAAAAAACTTACAGAACTCTTTTCACAACAGCAGGTAGACGGAATGATCGTTGCCCCCGTTTCAGGATCTGAAAATACCCTTGAAAACCTCATCAATATTAAATACCCTATTGTAACCATTGACAGGTATCTTAAAGGAGTGGCTGTCCCCGGAATTACAATTAATAATCAGGAAATAGCAGAAAGTACAGCCGGCTTACTGCTGAATAAGGATTTTGATAAGATCATCTATATAGGTTATGAGACTGAGCTTCCACATCTGTTAGACCGCCAGCATGGTTTTGAAAAGGCAGTAGGAGCTTCCGGTAAAACGGTTGAAATGCACTATCTGCTGGTAGGATTAGAAAATATAACCCGGGAAGTCCATTCACAGCTTGAAAGCAAGTTGGGGAATGCCCCTGACAATACAGCCCTCTATTTTTCAAGTAATAAGCTTGCAGTAGCAGGTCTTTCCTATATTGTCAAAAATAATATCAGTGTTCCGGAACAGGTTTCTGTAGTAGCATTTGATGAAACAGATGCCTATAACCTTTTCCCCACAGAGATCACCTACATCCAACAGCCTATTGAAGAAATGGCTGAAGAGGCTATCAAGCTGCTGGACGCCCAGATCCATGATTATACAGCAACCGGAAAAAGGGTCACATTATCCGCAAAACTGGTTTCCAGAGCGTCTTTAAAATAA
- a CDS encoding sugar phosphate isomerase/epimerase family protein, producing the protein MKNIKLGASLLSWITPLWNAESGKYAIEKTAQAGFDLIEILLPNSMDFDAATVKKQLKEHHLEAVCSLNLPKDAHIAFYPEAAENLIKKAIDKVDELETNLLAGVLHSGIGVFTGKPLTENEKDIITEVWCNVSDYARIRNIDIAIEPINRYESYVCNTAENVLELIKKTGKNNLFLHLDTFHMNIEENNFYDPIIKSGKMLKHIHITESHRGMPGEGTVNWEEFFSALKAIHFEGNLVLENFSSSIPGMQEKVSLWQKSTHDARELAEGSLAFLKDNIR; encoded by the coding sequence ATGAAGAATATAAAATTAGGGGCTTCCCTGCTCTCCTGGATCACTCCGCTATGGAATGCAGAATCAGGAAAATATGCTATAGAAAAAACGGCACAGGCCGGGTTTGACCTTATCGAAATACTGTTGCCGAATTCTATGGATTTTGATGCTGCTACCGTAAAAAAACAGCTGAAAGAACATCACCTGGAAGCTGTATGCTCGCTGAATCTTCCCAAAGATGCCCATATTGCTTTTTATCCTGAAGCAGCAGAAAACCTCATCAAAAAAGCAATTGATAAGGTTGATGAGCTTGAAACCAATCTGCTGGCCGGAGTACTGCACAGCGGAATTGGCGTCTTTACCGGAAAACCACTCACAGAAAACGAAAAAGACATTATAACTGAAGTATGGTGTAATGTATCGGATTATGCCCGAATCAGGAATATAGATATCGCTATAGAACCTATTAACCGCTATGAATCCTATGTTTGCAACACCGCAGAAAATGTCCTTGAGCTTATTAAAAAAACAGGCAAAAACAACCTTTTCCTTCACCTCGATACCTTTCATATGAATATTGAGGAAAATAATTTTTATGATCCGATAATTAAATCCGGAAAAATGCTGAAGCATATTCATATTACAGAATCTCACCGGGGTATGCCCGGAGAAGGTACTGTGAATTGGGAAGAATTTTTCTCTGCATTGAAAGCAATCCATTTTGAAGGAAATCTGGTTCTTGAAAATTTCAGTTCCTCAATTCCCGGAATGCAGGAAAAGGTTTCATTATGGCAGAAATCCACTCATGATGCCCGGGAACTTGCTGAAGGAAGTCTTGCTTTTTTAAAGGATAACATCCGGTAA
- a CDS encoding phytoene/squalene synthase family protein has translation MKKLFDELSYEVSKYTTQKYSTSFSLGILALKPSIRPAVYAVYGYVRLADEIVDSFHGYDKEKLLKRLKAETYEALEDGISLNPILHSFQETVRRYDIDIRLINQFLHSMEMDLHAIDYNSELYREYIYGSAEVVGLMCLQIFTEGNKQQYEKLKPYAMKLGSAFQKVNFLRDLKDDFQILGRTYFPSLNMSVFDNTVKVCIEKEIEEEFKEALQGIKKLPGSSVFGVYLAYRYYLSLFEKIKRTSSQNILQQRIRIANSQKLLVAFKSYIRYKSAYF, from the coding sequence ATGAAAAAATTGTTTGATGAATTGTCTTACGAGGTCAGTAAGTACACTACTCAAAAATACAGCACCAGTTTTTCATTGGGAATACTGGCATTGAAGCCCTCCATCAGACCTGCTGTATATGCTGTCTACGGCTATGTGCGCCTTGCAGATGAGATTGTAGATAGTTTTCATGGTTATGATAAAGAGAAACTTCTGAAGAGATTAAAGGCAGAAACCTATGAGGCGCTGGAAGATGGTATATCACTTAATCCTATTTTACATTCATTCCAGGAAACCGTTCGCCGGTATGATATTGATATCCGGTTGATTAATCAGTTTTTACACAGCATGGAGATGGACCTTCATGCAATAGATTACAATTCAGAATTGTACAGGGAGTATATCTACGGTTCTGCGGAAGTGGTAGGCCTGATGTGTCTGCAGATATTTACAGAAGGCAATAAACAGCAGTATGAGAAGCTGAAGCCGTACGCTATGAAGCTGGGATCTGCATTTCAGAAAGTTAATTTTTTACGGGACCTGAAAGATGACTTTCAGATTCTGGGCCGTACTTATTTTCCGTCCCTGAATATGTCTGTCTTTGACAACACAGTGAAAGTCTGTATTGAAAAAGAAATTGAAGAAGAATTTAAAGAAGCGTTACAGGGAATTAAAAAACTGCCGGGCTCATCTGTTTTCGGGGTGTACCTGGCCTACAGGTATTACCTTTCCCTGTTTGAAAAAATAAAGAGAACAAGTTCTCAGAATATATTGCAGCAAAGAATCAGAATTGCCAATTCCCAGAAGCTACTGGTGGCATTCAAAAGCTATATCCGTTACAAATCTGCTTATTTCTGA